Proteins found in one Macrobrachium nipponense isolate FS-2020 chromosome 4, ASM1510439v2, whole genome shotgun sequence genomic segment:
- the LOC135210784 gene encoding serine/threonine-protein phosphatase 2A catalytic subunit beta isoform-like, with protein sequence METMEIDSFSSLSISCDVDVWIDQLKKREPLSISQLKSLCVKISEVLTKENNVVEVSSPVTVCGDLHGQFYDLMELFKVAGEPPHVNYLFMGDYVDRGYFSVVVVSLLLALKLKHPQRVTLLRGNHECRQSTQVYGFYDECLSIYHTSEAWAQFMSVFDCLPLTALVDNKILCMHGGLSPSLDSVDHIRVLDRFQELPHDGAMCDLLWSDPDECGRRLGWSLSARGAGYMWGSDVSHDFTYSNDLECVSRAHQMQDAGYTWCHDDKIVTVFSAPNYCYRCGNLAGYMVVDNGCKTCYTFEAAPRDKTTMLSKNVISYFF encoded by the exons ATGGAAACCATGGAGATCGACAGCTTTTCGTCTTTAAGCATAAGCTGTGACGTCGACGTTTGGATCGACCAGCTGAAAAAACGGGAGCCCCTGAGCATAAGCCAACTCAAATCTCTTTGTGTTaag ATCAGCGAGGTCCTGACGAAGGAGAACAACGTAGTGGAGGTCTCCTCTCCCGTCACGGTCTGCGGAGACCTGCACGGACAGTTCTACGATCTGATGGAGCTGTTCAAGGTGGCGGGAGAACCTCCTCACGTCAACTATCTCTTCATGGGAGACTACGTCGACAGAGGCTACTTCTCCGTTGTGGTTGTGTCCCTCTTGCTCGCGCTCaag CTGAAACACCCGCAAAGAGTCACCCTCCTCAGGGGGAACCACGAATGTCGCCAGTCGACGCAGGTCTACGGCTTCTACGACGAGTGCCTCAGCATCTACCACACCTCGGAGGCGTGGGCGCAGTTCATGAGCGTCTTCGACTGCCTCCCGCTGACGGCGCTCGTCGACAACAAGATCCTGTGCATGCACGGCGGCCTCTCCCCCTCCCTGGACTCCGTCGACCACATCCGGGTCCTGGACAGGTTTCAGGAGCTGCCGCACGACGGCGCCATGTGCGACCTGCTCTGGTCGGACCCTGACGAGTGCGGGAGGCGGCTGGGCTGGAGTCTGAGCGCCAGGGGCGCCGGGTACATGTGGGGTTCTGATGTGTCGCATGATTTCACCTACA GCAACGACTTGGAGTGCGTCTCGAGGGCCCACCAGATGCAGGACGCTGGCTACACTTGGTGCCACGACGACAAAATAGTGACGGTGTTTTCGGCGCCAAATTACTGCTACCGGTGCGGCAACCTGGCCGGCTACATGGTGGTCGATAACGGTTGTAAGACGTG TTACACATTCGAAGCAGCACCTCGCGACAAGACGACCATGCTCAGCAAGAACGTCATCAGCTACTTTTTCTAG